A genome region from Primulina eburnea isolate SZY01 chromosome 9, ASM2296580v1, whole genome shotgun sequence includes the following:
- the LOC140842141 gene encoding uncharacterized protein, with amino-acid sequence MASKRLQKLIKNIRKRSTGQESNNRCDDEVGSQDITSDSPPETQNNALESQQDDEEFHEQGENEVLPSQRQSNRRGRTVMKDVHALHHDDLLHVTFNERGQPYGDLQPVLANYVGTIARNGVLLPLDYLNWRKVPKHRLEEAWKLVIARFIISDQHQDFVMQMMGVAWRRWRTEVKATSYDSNIPLEELVSIRPIPHGLTTEVWERLCAYWKATEKSSKINRENGKNKKGTHAQGRTSIHSLEDKFLKENGRKPTRIEIMHLSRRSKKKGGAPVDDEAIRYENLLDEAVQTRLQDMPEGTQAIEVHEDAFRDVFGTEHSGRVRCLGAGALPSQVFPEQCRRSSFYNRQNYHSTLEMTNKFKEMQEQMKKDMEMRESQLRAEMEAQKAQLQTEMEKMRQMQDQFESFTRVMQSMIPGGSSGHELLPTQMTTVMTNIIQKPIYATSNERENDGRTPPEESSGD; translated from the exons ATGGCAAGCAAAAGACTTCAGAAGTTGATTAAGAATATCAGAAAGCGGTCTACGGGACAAGAATCAAATAACAGGTGTGATGATGAAGTTGGATCACAAGACATAACATCAGATTCACCACCGGAGACCCAAAACAATGCACTGGAATCACAACAAGATGACGAGGAGTTCCATGAGCAAG gcGAAAATGAAGTGTTGCCTTCGCAGAGGCAGTCGAATAGACGTGGGAGAACTGTAATGAAGGATGTTCATGCATTGCATCATGATGATTTGTTACATGTAACGTTTAATGAAAGAGGCCAACCTTATGGAGATTTACAACCGGTACTGGCGAATTATGTGGGGACAATAGCTCGGAATGGAGTTTTGTTGCCCCTTGATTATTTAAACTGGAGAAAAGTTCCAAAGCATCGGTTGGAGGAGGCATGGAAACTTGTTATT gCACGATTCATAATCTCCGATCAACATCAAGATTTTGTGATGCAAATGATGGGGGTTGCATGGAGGCGATGGAGGACCGAAGTTAAAGCTACATCTTATGACTCCAATATCCCATTAGAGGAGCTTGTGTCCATTCGTCCTATTCCTCATGGGTTGACAACAGAAGTTTGGGAAAGATTATGTGCGTACTGGAAGGCTACTGAG aaaAGTTCTAAAATAAATCGAGAgaatggaaaaaataaaaaaggaacTCATGCACAGGGACGAACGAGTATCCATTCTCTGGAAGACAAATTT TTGAAAGAGAATGGTAGGAAGCCGACTCGCATCGAAATAATGCATTTGAGTCGGAGAAGTAAAAAGAAAGGAGGTGCTCCAGTTGATGATGAAGCCATACGCTATGAG AATTTGTTGGATGAGGCTGTTCAAACTCGCTTACAAGACATGCCTGAGGGGACACAAGCAATAGAAGTGCACGAGGATGCATTTCG TGATGTATTTGGAACCGAGCATTCTGGCCGAGTTCGATGTCTTGGAGCAGGAGCACTGCCTAGCCAAGTCTTCCCTGAACAATGCAGGCGAAGCTCATTCTACAATAGGCAAAACTATCATTCTACTTTGGAGATgacaaataaattcaaagaaatGCAAGAACAAATGAAGAAAGATATGGAGATGCGTGAATCGCAGTTGCGAGCAGAAATGGAGGCGCAAAAAGCACAACTCCAGACAGAAATGGAGAAAATGAGACAAATGCAAGATCAATTCGAAAGTTTTACACGGGTTATGCAGAGTATGATACCTGGAGGGTCTAGTGGGCATGAATTGTTACCAACACAG ATGACAACTGTAATGACAAACATCATTCAGAAACCCATTTATGCCACATCCAATGAAAGAGAAAATGATGGCAGAACTCCTCCAGAAGAATCATCTGGTGATTAG
- the LOC140842101 gene encoding uncharacterized protein: MHIEKNVCDNILGTLLDDSSKSKDNAAARRDLKILGIMKQLWPQPQPDGTEYLPPACYCMSKAEKKLFCSVLKDIRVPDGMSSDISKCVDVGRCKIMGLKSHDCHVIMEQFLPIALRRVLSKKVTAPLIVLCEYFRAVCAKSLREDELKKAEEGVVLVLCQLERIFPPSFFTIMVHLVVHLAYEARVAGPVPYRWMYPIERYLGKLKNFVRNKARPEANIAEAYLADECIVFCSRYLECTDSFGNKDARHQETPDNEYPLLPLFPQIGRATKKREIVTLDSKTLSQAHRYILSNCTALQSYREELRDELKRKHRYGHRPTNFQLDYMVRMQFPEWFAKRVDRANERIDDLTLRALARGPNPVAFSYHGFNVNGFAFRTVESERNKKMQNSGVMVPSMHDNDDNESTYYGRLTDVISLDYSGHGRIVLFRCDWVDTTVGMKIDPLGFTMLNFSRLIHTGEREEHEPFILASQAQMIYYVRDPKEEDWHSVIRYTPRDTYNMGNEDDIDTMQFIPNNFSDVEFLLDDANTIDIELTRNDVDGSIVDGMPIVNHETDEE, from the exons ATGCATATTGAGAAAAATGTTTGTGATAATATCCTTGGAACACTTTTAGATGATTCTAGCAAGAGTAAAGATAACGCTGCCGCACGTAGAGATTTGAAAATATTGGGTATTATGAAACAATTATGGCCACAACCACAACCAGATGGCACAGAATATTTACCCCCTGCATGTTATTGTATGAGCAAAGCCGAAAAAAAGTTGTTTTGTTCAGTGTTGAAAGATATTCGTGTCCCTGATGGTATGTCATCCGATATTTCAAAATGTGTTGATGTTGGACGTTGTAAGATTATGGGTCTAAAAAGCCATGACTGTCATGTCATAATGGAACAATTTCTTCCAATAGCTCTTCGTCGTGTGTTATCAAAAAAGGTAACTGCACCATTAATTGTTTTGTGTGAGTATTTCAGAGCAGTGTGTGCAAAGTCCTTACGAGAAGATGAGTTAAAAAAGGCTGAAGAAGGGGTTGTATTGGTTTTATGTCAGTTAGAAAGAATTTTTCCACCATCATTTTTCACAATAATGGTGCATTTGGTGGTGCATTTGGCATATGAAGCAAGAGTAGCTGGGCCTGTACCTTATCGGTGGATGTATCCAATAGAAAGATATCTTGGAAAACTAAAAAATTTTGTTAGAAACAAAGCACGACCCGAGGCCAATATTGCAGAGGCATACTTAGCAGATGAATGTATTGTGTTTTGTTCTCGTTATTTAGAGTGTACAGACTCGTTTGGCAATAAAGACGCAAGACACCAGGAGACCCCCGATAATGAGTATCCTTTACTACCATTGTTTCCACAAATAGGACGAGCTACAAAAAAGCGTGAAATAGTTACTTTGGACAGCAAAACTCTGAGCCAAGCTCACAGATATATCCTTTCTAATTGCACAGCTCTACAATCATATCGTGA AGAATTAAGAGACGAATTGAAGAGAAAGCATAGATATGGTCATCGTCCAACTAACTTTCAGTTGGATTATATGGTTCGAATGCAATTTCCAGAATGGTTTGCTAAAAGA GTTGATCGGGCAAATGAACGAATTGATGACTTAACTCTAAGGGCACTTGCACGTGGTCCGAATCCTGTAGCATTTAGTTATCATGGGTTCAATGTGAATGGTTTTGCATTTCGCACTGTAGAATCcgaaagaaacaaaaaaatgcAGAATAGTGGAGTCATGGTGCCGTCGATGCATGATAATGACGATAACGAGTCAACCTATTATGGACGGTTAACTGATGTTATCTCACTTGATTACAGTGGTCATGGACGAATAGTTTTGTTCCGATGCGATTGGGTTGATACTACTGTTGGAATGAAAATTGATCCTTTAGGATTTACGATGCTGAATTTTTCGCGTTTGATACATACAGGAGAACGAGAAGAGCATGAACCTTTTATTTTGGCTTCGCAAGCtcaaatgatttattatgtTCGTGATCCAAAAGAAGAAGATTGGCATTCTGTTATTCGCTACACACCAAGAGACACATACAACATGGGCAATGAAGATGATATTGATACAATGCAATTCATTCCTAACAATTTTTCAGATGTCGAGTTTTTGTTGGATGACGCAAATACTATAGACATTGAGTTAACAAGAAATGATGTAGATGGCTCTATCGTTGATGGCATGCCTATTGTGAACCATGAAACTGATGAAGAATAA